In one Streptosporangiales bacterium genomic region, the following are encoded:
- a CDS encoding TSUP family transporter has protein sequence MTLGSFVVGTVVGLTGMGGGALMTPMLVLFFGVQPLAAVSSDLVASVFMKPFGGFVHLRRKTVHLGLVKWLCIGSVPAAFAGALLIKLFGHGEAVERGVQIALGVALLLAATGIGAKAYTSLRERRCGDGTGSKVPKSIAVRPLATVIVGVIGGLVVGMTSVGSGSLIIVALLALYPALRANQLVGTDLVQAVPLVIAAAVGHVMFGDFQFTVTASVLLGAIPGVLLGALGSSRLPGGIVRRLLILVLAASGLKMLGAPNLVVVAGTVAAALGTTVGWMLVRRSHGMPATARKERARAQRDDDGQTSVGEGNASQAAKSVSE, from the coding sequence ATGACGCTCGGCAGCTTCGTCGTCGGCACCGTCGTCGGGCTCACGGGGATGGGCGGCGGCGCCCTGATGACGCCGATGCTGGTGCTGTTCTTCGGCGTGCAGCCGCTGGCTGCGGTCTCCAGCGACCTGGTGGCGTCGGTGTTCATGAAGCCGTTCGGCGGCTTCGTGCACCTGCGCAGGAAGACGGTGCACCTGGGCCTGGTCAAGTGGCTGTGCATCGGCTCGGTGCCCGCCGCGTTCGCCGGCGCGCTGCTCATCAAGCTGTTCGGCCACGGCGAGGCGGTGGAGCGTGGCGTGCAGATCGCGCTCGGCGTCGCGCTGCTGCTCGCGGCCACGGGGATCGGCGCGAAGGCGTACACGTCACTGCGCGAACGCAGGTGCGGCGACGGCACCGGCAGCAAGGTGCCGAAGAGCATCGCCGTACGGCCGCTCGCGACCGTCATCGTCGGCGTGATCGGCGGGCTGGTCGTCGGGATGACGTCGGTGGGCTCGGGATCGCTCATCATCGTCGCGTTGCTCGCGCTCTACCCGGCGCTGCGCGCGAACCAGCTCGTCGGCACCGACCTGGTGCAGGCGGTGCCGCTGGTGATCGCCGCCGCCGTCGGGCACGTCATGTTCGGCGACTTCCAGTTCACGGTCACCGCGTCGGTGCTCCTCGGCGCGATCCCCGGCGTGCTGCTCGGCGCGCTCGGCTCGAGCCGACTGCCAGGCGGCATCGTCCGCCGGCTGCTGATCCTCGTGCTGGCGGCGTCCGGCCTGAAGATGCTCGGTGCGCCGAACCTGGTCGTCGTGGCCGGCACGGTCGCGGCCGCGCTCGGCACGACCGTCGGCTGGATGCTCGTCAGGCGCAGCCACGGCATGCCGGCCACCGCGCGCAAGGAACGCGCCCGCGCTCAGCGCGACGACGACGGTCAGACCTCCGTCGGCGAGGGGAACGCCTCGCAGGCGGCCAAGTCGGTCAGCGAGTAG
- a CDS encoding phosphotransferase has product MTEHDQTARARYLAETAQLLWPPPAVVNTGPRNGNRVVSEFLVLPSLADARLLLPLRARRAAAAVALRYAEPRSLGRKARAHAMSLATSTGVAQALFRSRLRIELPLDEPSAELDTVETLLCDVLGEQALVGLHLTRPRANRKPVVQALTTHGQLRAVAKIGTGDLTRSLVAAEERNLRMLGRQRTTTFAVPRVLDFRSWRGLLVLTVTALPVDAPRAPAAPARLAGVASEIAATATTAETVARESRYVAALRVRIGRLRQPAAQQLRQALDAALDAAGDGTLRFGAWHGDFTRANLAVLHDKVLVWDWERYGAGVPVGYDLAHYYVQHDILARHDDVSAYLTGLIDRSPNLLAPMALDRDEATLVIKLYLVEIATRYVADRQDEMGELHDVLPELLEFLAGL; this is encoded by the coding sequence GTGACGGAGCACGACCAGACGGCACGCGCCCGCTACCTGGCGGAGACCGCGCAGCTGCTGTGGCCACCGCCGGCCGTCGTCAACACCGGGCCGCGCAACGGGAACCGCGTGGTGAGCGAGTTCCTCGTGTTGCCGAGCCTGGCCGACGCACGCCTGCTGCTGCCGCTGCGCGCGCGCCGCGCAGCGGCAGCGGTGGCGCTCAGGTACGCCGAGCCGCGCTCGCTGGGACGCAAGGCCCGCGCCCACGCGATGTCGCTCGCGACCTCGACCGGTGTCGCGCAGGCACTGTTCCGCAGCCGGTTGCGCATCGAACTGCCGCTTGACGAACCGAGCGCCGAGCTGGACACCGTCGAGACGCTGCTCTGCGACGTACTCGGCGAGCAGGCGCTCGTCGGCCTGCATCTCACCAGACCGCGCGCGAACCGGAAGCCGGTCGTGCAGGCGCTCACCACACATGGGCAGCTGCGTGCGGTCGCGAAGATCGGCACCGGCGACCTCACCAGGTCGCTGGTGGCCGCCGAGGAACGCAACCTGCGCATGCTCGGTCGGCAGCGCACGACGACGTTCGCCGTCCCCAGGGTCCTCGACTTCCGCAGCTGGCGTGGCCTGCTGGTGCTGACGGTGACGGCGCTCCCCGTCGATGCGCCACGGGCGCCGGCAGCACCGGCAAGGCTCGCGGGCGTGGCGAGCGAGATCGCCGCTACCGCGACAACCGCAGAGACCGTCGCGCGGGAGAGCCGCTACGTCGCGGCGTTGCGGGTCAGGATCGGTCGGCTGCGCCAGCCCGCCGCACAACAGCTGCGGCAGGCACTCGACGCCGCGCTCGACGCCGCCGGCGACGGCACGTTGCGCTTCGGCGCGTGGCACGGCGACTTCACCAGGGCGAACCTCGCGGTGTTGCACGACAAGGTGCTGGTGTGGGACTGGGAACGTTACGGCGCCGGCGTCCCCGTCGGCTACGACCTCGCGCACTACTACGTGCAGCACGACATCCTGGCGCGGCACGACGACGTGTCCGCGTACCTGACCGGCCTGATCGACCGGTCACCCAACCTACTGGCACCGATGGCCCTCGACCGCGACGAAGCCACGCTGGTCATCAAGCTGTACCTCGTCGAGATCGCCACCAGGTACGTCGCGGACAGGCAGGACGAGATGGGCGAGCTGCACGACGTCCTCCCCGAGCTGCTCGAGTTCCTCGCCGGGCTATGA